The sequence below is a genomic window from Chondrinema litorale.
GACCGGGTACTTTTGATATTAAGGGTCAGTTTAAATATGATTTCTGGAAAAGATATTTGGGAAAAGGCGAGGAAGAGTCTATGGAAGAATATATCACACTGGTTGATACATTAAAAGAAAAATATGGAATGGAAGAAGCTTGATGATATTAAGCTGAACTTTTTAGTTGAAATGGTATCTAAATACCATTCCGATTCCATAAG
It includes:
- a CDS encoding acyl-CoA-binding protein, yielding MKEKFELAREEVQKLKSKPNNTELLKLYGLYKQATEGDVKGDRPGTFDIKGQFKYDFWKRYLGKGEEESMEEYITLVDTLKEKYGMEEA